In Vicia villosa cultivar HV-30 ecotype Madison, WI linkage group LG7, Vvil1.0, whole genome shotgun sequence, the DNA window ACCTACTCTCATATTACAAAAACAAAGCAGCATTTTTTGTTATCAACAGATAATTTTTCACACTATCACACACACCAAAACAAACCATGTCTTCtttcttcaaattcaaattcaacaacTTTCTGGACATTGCCAAGAGTCCTGAGGTTTTTGATTGGATGGTCAGTATCAGAAGGAAGATTCATGAGAATCCTGAACTGGGTTTTGAAGAATTTGAAACAAGTGAACTGATAAGATCAGAATTGGATAAAATGGATATACCTTATAAACATCCGGTTGCAATCACTGGTGTTATTGGCTTGATAGGGACTGGTTTGCCTCCTTTTGTTGCTATAAGAGCTGATATGGATGCTCTTCCTATGCAGGTTCATGAACTACATCATTTTTTTAACTACAAATGTTAATAATTAGTCCTTTGTTAGTAATGTTATTAGAGAATTCAAGTCTACGTTATTCCCCTAAACCACCAAAACTCCTTACCACTCTTACATGATATTCATATTGCCTTACCCTATAGTATAGATGcaaagatagttgactttttttctgtttttttttttttttaattaactctGCAGTTCTTAAGGAAAAGGATTTTGGTAATAGAGTTTAGCCGATGATTGTTTCAGGCAGGATTCGAACATTAAACCCTTGAATCCAACAGCTTGAgttttttgtaattttgtttgttttttctcaAATTTGCCTTTTGTCATTGCTATTATATTTATATGATGTTTAAACCTTAGGAAATGGTGGAGTGGGAGCACAAGAGTAAAGTAGCTGGAAAGATGCATGCATGTGGTCATGATGCTCATGTTACCATGTTACTTGGTGCTGCAAAGATTCTCAAACACCATGAAAAAGAAATACAAGTGTGTCCCCTTTTGACCTGCCCTTATTTTTGTTTCCTTTATGTTATATTCTGTCCAAATTGTCATCAACTTTAAAAATCCATCCCTTTATATTATTTGTATTTATCGTTCTTCCTAATTCAGGGAACAGTTGTTCTTGTTTTCCAACCAGCAGAGGAAGGAAGTGGAGGAGCTAAAAAAATTCTTGAATCTGGAGTATTACAAAATGTTACAGCTATATTTGGATTGCACGTTGTTCCTGAACTGCCAGTAGGAGAAGTGGGCTGTAAGTCTGGTCCAATATTAGCAGGAAGTGGCCGTTTTGAAGCAAAAATAAGTGGAAAAGGAGGTCATGCTGCTGTTCCTCAAAACGCTATAGATCCCATATTGGCAGCTTCCAATGTGATCATTAGCCTACAGTACCTTGTTTCTCGGGAAGCTGATCCTTTTGACTCACAGGTAAATTGAAGTTTATGATATTGATTAGAAGAACTTATAGAAATAGCTTATAATATTTTAACATCAGAAATAAGAAGAAATGGTAAAAAACCTATTCATGGATCATCATTCCTTACATAAATGTGTGTTCCTGCAGGTTGTGACTGTTGCAAAGTTCCAAGGAGGTAGTACATTCAATGTTATTCCAGATTATGTCACAATCGGTGGAACCTACCGAGCTTTTTCTAAACAAAGCTTCAGCCATCTGAGACGGAGGATTGAAGAGGTATGCAATGGAAATTATTCCATTCATTTTGAATGAGAGTAAAACACAGACCTTAGAACCAATCATTTTATGCAGATTATTGTCGGACAAGCTGCTGTGCATAGATGCAAAGCAACCGTGGATTTTCTTGATGAAGAGAAACCTAGCTATCCTCCAACCGTAAACGATAGTAACTTGCATGAGCATTTTGTGAATGTTGCAGTGAATATGCTTGGTACCAATAAAGTTAATAGTACCGTGACACCATCCATGGGAGCTGAAGATTTTTCTTTCTATCAAGAGGTCATGCCTGGTTACTTCTTCATGCTTGGAGTGCAGAATGCCTCACATAAGCCGTCTGAATCATCATTACACTCACCTTATCTCGAAATCAACGAAGATGGATTTCCTTATGGAGCTGCACTTCATGCATCATTAGCTTCTAGTTATCTTCTAAAACATCAGCAAAATATGCCTGGTGCTGCTGATACCAAATATCATGATGAAGTATAAATGTTAGATTTGTTCTCCTCCAACTGTTCCTTTATGTTTCATTCTCTAGGTATTGTTAGTCTTTAAGTTATGAACTTATGATGATTTATGTCATATTTTAAGTTATGAACTTATGATCATCTTGCACTATTTTACTTTATGTTATATTTTAAGTTGTGAGTTTATGATCATCTTGCACTATTGTACTTTAAGTTATTAACAAATGATAATCttgtaatttatattatatttcgtACCTATTCGAACCACAACTTTTGTTTTACAACTAgagatcataaataacatttggTAGAGTTTGAGTTATTAGTGACTTTAAGAGTTAAACAATAacaagaaagagagaaagaaataaCTAAAAAAGAGAAAGAACTAATGAATGACAGAATTTCTATTCTTCAAATAGACTCTATCTCCAACAGCCAATGTAGATTGCCTTAAGCATGTTTTTTTCAACAGTTTCAAGGCTTCATCTTTGTCCCTTAGGTATTGAGACACTGTTTCTATAAGGATCTCACCAAGTATAAAGTGGGAAATAGAGGGTGGTGATCTCCCATAAACTACTTCAAACGATGTAGAACCAATTGAGTCTGGAAAATAGTGTTGTACCAGTATTTTGCTCAATGAATAAAATTCGTCCAAACCTTTGGTTACTCAGAAGAAAAACAATGCAAGTAGGTTTCCAACACCCTATTAATCACTTCAGTTTGACCATCCGACTCTAGATGGTAAATTGTACTATCTAAAGCATCAAGCATGGGTATTTTTAAAATGGTGAAGTACCGGTACTGGATACCCACCCGTATCGGGTACATGTACTGTAGTCGTGgtacttcttttttttctttattattcgATTTTGAGTGAAATTTGTAGTTTTCTCAAATATCAATATAGTATATTTACGTATTTTAATTTCTTCGATATTGtatcttaatattattttttattttcttgaacttttataatgatgttttgttgTGAATCTAGCAATTTAGTTATATACTCATGTATTTTCtaaataacttatattttttaaattgccGTATTCCGTATCGGTACCGGTACCTGCACCGGGTACCATACCCGTACTTATGTATTATAGATTGTACTCATACGAAATTGAGTTCCCTGCAATTTAAACAATTATGCCGAAAATTGCTCATGAAAGTATGGTCCCTGTCATTCACAATCGACACTAGCACTGGATGAAGTTTGACCACTTCCCTTTCAAAAACGTCGGCTATATATCTGGTTGTATAAGGATGTTTCAGAGGTATGATATGAGTGTACTAATATGTATCAGGGGAAGCCTAGATCGAAATTCAAGGGTAGTTTTAAGAAAAGGGTACTGGACTGAGAGAGTTCAGATGAGACTATTGTGTGCTATTGACTACTGATTAGTGAATTTTTCTTCATTGGACTAATGCCCTCTAGACGTAGTGACGTTGCACCGAACTAGGctaacaattatgtgtgttaattatttgtttatttgttcttCTCTACTTGTTCATCATATTGTCTTGCACATTGTCTCAACACAGTATGTGACATCTTGTCGTTGATCAAACATAAttttaattggcatcagagctgACACACTGTTCTGGTTGTGTGAGCTCCAAGGTTTTCTATTTAATCTGTTTAAGATGGGCAATGCCAAAGGAATAGGATTTGTGAATCAACCACCAATTCTTGATGGTGCGAATTATGACTATTGGAAGGCTCGAATGGTTTCCTTTCTAAAGTCAATGGAAAACAAGACTTGAAAATTAGTTATACATGGATGGACTCCCAAGATCAACAACTGAAGACAACACTCAAACTGTTAATGCCATATATAAAGGATTTGATAAGAATATCTTTAGGATCATTAATACTTGCACCAATGCTAAGGAGGCTTGGGAGACACTTTAGGTTGCTTATAAAGGTACATCCAAAGTTCGTATGTCAAGACTTCAAATTCTTACAACAAAATTTGGCACTTGAAGATGAAGGAAGACAAAACTATATTTGAATTCAATATCCGACTTGGTGACATTGCTAACAACTCCTTTGCTCTTGGTGAAAAGATGTGTGAAGAAAAGCTTATAAGAAAAATCTCAAGATCTCTGCCCAAAATTGATATGAGGTTACAACCATTTA includes these proteins:
- the LOC131616303 gene encoding IAA-amino acid hydrolase ILR1-like 4 → MSSFFKFKFNNFLDIAKSPEVFDWMVSIRRKIHENPELGFEEFETSELIRSELDKMDIPYKHPVAITGVIGLIGTGLPPFVAIRADMDALPMQEMVEWEHKSKVAGKMHACGHDAHVTMLLGAAKILKHHEKEIQGTVVLVFQPAEEGSGGAKKILESGVLQNVTAIFGLHVVPELPVGEVGCKSGPILAGSGRFEAKISGKGGHAAVPQNAIDPILAASNVIISLQYLVSREADPFDSQVVTVAKFQGGSTFNVIPDYVTIGGTYRAFSKQSFSHLRRRIEEIIVGQAAVHRCKATVDFLDEEKPSYPPTVNDSNLHEHFVNVAVNMLGTNKVNSTVTPSMGAEDFSFYQEVMPGYFFMLGVQNASHKPSESSLHSPYLEINEDGFPYGAALHASLASSYLLKHQQNMPGAADTKYHDEV